The Entelurus aequoreus isolate RoL-2023_Sb linkage group LG04, RoL_Eaeq_v1.1, whole genome shotgun sequence nucleotide sequence aaaaatgtttaaaataatgtGGAAGAAATATTTTTGTGGCAGCATACAGTAGAAGAAAGTTATCATTAAGTTTCTTGCACATAactgatgcattcaaagacccttgattaaagttaaaaaaaagaggcGTCCTTCCGTTTTAAAGACCAACCTTTTTTAAAAGAGAATGTACTGGTGCCTATCAGACAATATACAGGTAGGTTCTCTCTGTTGTTTTCTTTCTCGTAGAGCAAATAGTTGGAAACCTAAGCAGACAGCCACATAAAAGTagtatttttgtatatttttattgtgAATATGCACACAGTAGCAAAAGTACCGCAGGGCATCATATATGTAACATTGACACATGTACAAATACATGGTTGGACGAGGTATCCCTCCACATCATTGGTTTAAAGGAGTCTCTGTTAAACAGGATTAATGCCACACATGTAGAGAGGGACATGTCCCCACAAGCCCAAAGGCACACATTGTCGAATAAAGACAGGGATAAAATAAGTATGTAAACATGATTAGCATTTACATACACAAATATGAACGCTACTTACTCTGCTCGGTGTGAATTATCATGAGACGTTTTTTTTACGTCTACACCCGACCACTGCATGGTTTATTAAAGAAAGGACATTTGTTTTGCCTTTGCACAtgcatttttttgtatatatagatcTGTGAGCTAGAGCGCAAGTGCAAAAAAGAGTGAATTTTAAGCTCTAATGAAATTACCAAACGGATGTAAAAACAGTTTTAGAGCAATAAAATAacccttttttaaaataaataacgaCAGGATAGTCTCCAAGTAAAAAAGAGACAGTATAGCTTAATCATTATAAGTAGGCCAGCAAACCTGATCTGAATGAAACCAACCACCCGAAATGGCGGTTATCCAATCCCTACGATCCACTGGCACGGTTTTCCCTCTCGGCTTTGGGGATGAAGGTGAAGAGGAGTGGAGGACATCGATGGAGGGCAATCCATGCTGCCTGTGCTCCAGGAGTGGGGCAGGAAGGGAAGAGTGACGGAGGGACCGGTGTCCGCGAGCACACGGCTGGCCAGAGAGGAGAGCGGCCGCTTGGGGTGGAGGTCGGACGCGGCGAAACACGGTGAAGATCGGATGGAGCGCAACACTGCAGTGACGGAGGAGAGTATCAAGGTCTCACACTTACCCAAACCAAACACGGGACGGGCTTTCGCTTACCGTCCGTCTCAGTGGGAGACGTCACTAAGAGACCGGCTTGCTTGTTGCCTGCTTGAGCAGCTTGTCTGTAAAAGTGCATGGCTGTTCTTAGGTTCTGCTGCACCCCAAAGCCACTCTCATAGCACTGACCCAGCAGGAGCAGAGCAGCACCATCCTAGACACAAGCAAGGAATGAAAACTGGCCTCAAAGATGTCTACCGTATTTTtaagactataagacgcacttaaaatccttgtgGACAGTGCAATAACAATAAccaaaacatatacacatatatacggatgtatatgtatatatggatgtgtatatatatatatatatatagatgtataggtatatataaacatatatatgtgtaaatatatatatatatatggatgtatatgtatgcatatatatgcacacacatatatatgtatggatatacacacatacacacacacacgtatatatacacacacacacatatacatatacatatacatacagtgtttcccataaactgccaagatacctgtggcggtgggggcgtggctatgggcgtggccaccgtgacatcatcgagtaatttgcataatttactacaatgatatgattttctctaaaaaggctcaaaaaatctatacttactaattaataataacagttttgttttaaacgtccatccatccatccattttacaatataattacaacactttatgtacatatttatatacagatttgaacaataagttattcactgaaatatatttattaattgtggttcttacaaaaaatatatcttataaaatataaaagctaaaatgtctcttaaagctctgcccctttaattagtgcatactaaataatttaactttagcctactactacaaccatattatttaccagcaacataaagtgaaacagaggcagaggtgtcctgccacagtcagtaacaaataaacagaaaacagtagtggtcaaatacaaataaggcaacaagagaagtatcctacacttctcttttgtaaagtaaatgtgaacagcctatatgggcatctacatcaactatatgatcatctacatctacatctacatctacatcaactatatgatttgcctgagaagctggacaggacaaaaaaaaaaaaaatattttttttatttatttattttttttaaatttgtggcggacgtaattctttcgtggcgggccgccacaaataaatgaatgtgtgggaaacactgtatatatatggatgtatatgtatgcatatatatgcacacacatatatatatgtataggtatacacacacacacacacacacacacacacacacacacacacacacacacacacacacacacacacacacacacacacacacacacacacacacacacacacacacacacacacacacacacacacacacacacacacacacacacacacacacacacacacacacacacacacatatatatatacatgtacatatattgcCCATCCCTCATATGAAGTCATTGATAAAAAGCCTAGATAGAAGTATAGGAATACAAGAAGGGTGCTCACTCTGCTCTTTGCTGCCATCTGCAGGTAGTGGACAGACTTGCTCCCATCTCTCACCGGCTCCCGGGCGTACACAGAAGCCAGGCACAATTGAGCCTGAACAGAAATTGAGGCAAACCTAAAATGGTACGATGTTGAGCTTACACAAATGTTACAATAACACCATTTGACCAGCCGCTTCTCCCTTTTACTGGTTTCAGTAAACACTAATGCCCTACAAAGATTATTATGACACATTTTCAAACCTCTATTTGGTGTGATCGAATCATGCACTAAAATTGTAGCAAAGTGGGGATAAACAACAAGATGTGTAGACGAGTCCCACCTTAGTCAGGTCAGCTGCAGCAGCTTGCTCCAGGAGGTTGATGGCGACGTTCAGCTGTTCTGTACTTTGCTGCTCCCGAGTCAGAAGCAGCTTTGCACAACGATACTGAGCCTGTTTGTGACCCCCGACTGCTGCCCGCCAGTAGTAATGGAACGCCTGCACGAGAATGGGGGGATAAACAACTACAGTGAATATAGTTGGGCAAATGATATTCAAAAACTGACAACAATTAGTGAAATCTAATGTGCTTAAACACACAaagataataattagagatgtccgataatatcggcagttaaaatgtaatatcggaaattatcggtatcggtttcaaaaagtaaaatgtatgactttttaaaacgccgctgtgtacacggacgtagggagaagtacagagcgccaataaacattaaaggcacataatatctacggcttttcacacacacaagtgaatgcaaggcatacttggtcaacagccatacaggtcacactgagggttgccgtataaacaactttaacactgttacaaatatgcgccacactgtgaactgatgaaaatatgactataggagtttcaaaagaagtaacacttaaatatggatatatgtaaaagaTCTGGTCCCAtcagaacccacaccaaacaagaatgacaaacacatttcgggagaacatccgcaccgtaacacaacataaacacaacagaacaaatacccagaaccccttgcagcactaactcttccgggacactacaatatacaccccccgctagcctccccaaccccgcccacctcaacctcctcatgctctctcagggagagcatgtcccaaattccaagctgctgttttgaggcatgttgaaaaaaataatgcactttgtgacttcaataataaatatggcagtgccatgttggcattcatttccataacttgagttgatttattttgtaaaaccttgttacattgtttaatgcagtggttcttaaccttgttggaggtaccgaaccccaccagtttcatattcaacaaacccttctttagtgaaaaataaaatgttttttttttcaaattcaagacaaagttacatgtttttAGGGGCCGCAAGTACCTTTGTAAAGgactcccaaagggagtcctttacaaaggtacagaggaccctattgttattgtaaggtttactattattattccgccgccacatTAAACTCTagtttgacccacttaacatgcttcaaaactcaccatatttgacacacacatcaggacctgcgaacattgccatctaataaaaaaaccaaaccccaaaactcaaaattgcgctctagcgccccctaggaaaaaacaaaaacaaactgcctctaactcccactaggaaggttgtagagacatgaaacaaaaacctctatgtaggtctgacttagacctacatttcataattggacatcctcgggcaaaaaccaacaggaagttggcaattcccctttTAAGACAAAAATTGACTAAAatcactaatttttgcctctttgagctgtaatttgacccccttaaaatacttcaaaactcaccaaacttttcacacacatcaggactggtggaaattgcgatctaataaaaaaaaacgaaccccaaaactcaaaattgcgctctagcgcaatttttgaataaaacagagacaaaactgcccctcagaggaaaacacagacaaaactgctcgtaacttccggtaggaacgtcttaagagacatgaaacaaaaacctctatgtaggtctcacctagacctacatttcatagattgacatccttcagcaaaaatcaacaggaagtttgatatccccccttcaaaacaacatttttgtaaaaagcggtcaccaaacatcaaacatcaaacatctctgagcgcgtttgtcgtttcggcttcaaactactacaggagagagattgaacccttctgattagaaGTAGACGAAAGACTTTTGATAAGTGCTATGGTTTtaattttacgagccttcaaagaaccactgGGCTGATGCTGctgcgctgctgtgattttacgagccttcaaagagaagaaccactgtgccgcagcacctaggaaaaaaacacagacaacacttcctctaactcccagtacgaatatcgcagagacatgaaataaaaacctctatgtaggtctgacttagagctagatttcatacactgacatacttcagcaaaaatcaacaggaagttggcaatcacccctttaaaacaaaagtttcataaaaacacaaatgtttgcctctttgagctgtaatttgacccccttaaaatacttcaaaactcaccaaactttttacacacatcaggactggcggaaattgccaaataagcgggcccgaccaacgctgcttgcagctttaatttttactggtgcacaatatTAACTGTGCataaacatcaccttgttcaaagaacacaaccaacacagtgcatgaactcacaacaaatgacacacctgcaaatcagtgtgacttctgctgttgccgtatccataatacgccgatagggacaagtttttatttacacgatgagtcaggtgtgtcttgacctccaccgaacccctgagggcgactcaccgaacccctagggtttgattgaacccaggttaagaaccactggtttaatgcatccagcggggcatcacaacaaaattaggcataataatgtgttaaatccacaactgtatatatcggtatcggttgatatcggaatcggtaattaagagttggacaatatcggcaaaaaagccattatcggacatctctaataataatgctTGTTTGGTTAAATACATATTCAtccacatgtttattattgtgcttACTCTAGTGTAGAAATGTACTGCATCCTAAATATTCCATTCCTCTCATGTCACTTAGCATCCCTAACTCAGTAAGAGGCTATACAgaagcaataataaacatattgttgAAATATTACCCTTCCATCAGTGTCAGATGTTAATCCAAGTCTAATTTTAGATCATGTTAAACCAGAAGAAAAAAGGATGGTCCTCACCTTCTCCTTGTCCTCGCTGACTCCTCTGCCCATCTCGTAACACACACCAGTATTAAACTCAGCCTTGCTGTAGCCTTGCTGAGCTGCTGCCACAAAACAGACGAAGGCTTCCTCGTAGTTCTCGCTCTTTGCTCTCTCCAGACCTGCATCGACCGGCGGTGAGACAAATGAAAACCGGTTTGTTGAGTTGTGTTGCAACCTGAAAACACCAAGACACCACTCACAATGTTAGAAGTTGATTGTGTGATGATGGGTAAAACACCTGTTCGGCTTATGCTCTCTGAACTGTCGGAAACAACCACATGTATTTTAAATTATACTTGGCAACAAAACCTGTTTTCAGAAAGACTTGTACGTATAACATGTACAGTGTTTCCCCGTTTTCTTGTTTTAGCTTACATTGTACTTTCTGCCTGTGCAACGTTGTCGACATTTATGCTCCCTCCGGCTCTTGGCGTAAAGTTCTTTCGAGTGATGTAAAAATGCTCCCGCAAAATAGCAGCTGTTCCCAGACATAAAATTACAATGTTAACAATAGAACATTTGTAAATCCTATTTTTGGTCAGACTTTAGGAACGCTCTGTTGATATCGaagtaaaacatttgaaatggAAATCAATGTAATTGATAGTTTTTCCAACACATTTTGACTGGATTGCGTCTACTTAGCTAAGCATACTTTGTCAGACATTTACTTCAAACTGTACTATGCAGGCTGAACTGTACTtggcgtatttttcggactataaggcacacttaaaaccctttcatttttttaaaaactcaacagtgtgccttataaccccggtgcgcctaatgtacggaatcattttggttgtgcttaccgacctcaaagctaccgtaatttccggactataagccgctactttttcccctggttctggtccctgcggcttatacaagggtgcggcttatttacggcctgttcttctccgacaccgacgaagaggatttgggtggttttagtacgcaggaggaagacgatgacacaatgattaaagactgacttttcatataccggtaggctggttattttgataacgtacaggcgagcactttgtattactttgcaccgttgtattatttgtactctgcacaaatgctgttcgccatgtcaaagatgtgaaagtttgattgaatgattgaaagatttattgttaataaatgggacgctttgcgttcctaaacagtcatctctgtcccgacaatcccctcgtagtagcaggaacccctatatactacgctaattacactatatactacgctaattacactatatactacgctaattacactatatactacgctaattacacatcaaaaccctgcggcttatagtcgggtgcggcttatatatggagcaatctgtattttcccctaaatttagctggtgcggcttatagtcaggtgcggcttatagtccggaaattacggtattttatttggtacatggtgaaatgacaagtgtgaccagtagatggcagtaacacacaagagatacactaccgttcaaaagtttggggtcacccaaacaattttgtggaatagccttcatttctaagaacaagaatagactgtcgagtttcagatgaaagttctctttttctggccatttggagcgtttaattgagcccacaaatgtgatgctccagaaagtcaatctgctcaaaggaaggtcagttttgtagcttctgtaacgagctaaagtgttttcagatgtgtgaacatgattgcacaagggttttctaatcatcaattagccttctgagtcaatgagcaaacacattgtaccattagaacactggagtgatagttgctggaaatgggcctctatacacctatgtagatattgcaccaaaaagcagacatttgcagctagaatagtcatttaccacattagcaatgtatagagtgtatttctgtaaagttaagacgtaatttccggactataagccgcacctgactataagccgcgccagctaaatttaggggaaaatacagattgctccatatataagccgcacccgactataagccgcagggttttgatgtgtaattaccgtagtatataagggttcctgctaccacggaggggattgtcgggacagagatgactgtttgggaacgcaaagcgtcccatttattaacaataaatctttcaatcattcaatcaaactttcacatctttgacatggcgaacagcattcgtgcagagtacaaataatacaacggtgcaaagtaatacaaagtgctcgcctgtacgaaaagtcagtctttaatcattgtgtcatcgtcttcctcctgcgtactaaaaccaccgaaatcctcttcgtcggtgtcggagaagaacaggccgtaaataagccgcaccgttgtataagccgcagggaccagaacgaggggaaaaagtagcggcttatagtctggaaattacggtagtttaaagttatcttcattgaaaagtacagtgcttttccttctaaaataaggacatttacatgtgaccccaaacttttgaacgatagtgtacatgtagactgcaatatgatggcagtcacatataatagatacgtgtagactgacttaagtaaacaacaacaaaatgttatgtgttccattgaaaatatagaacattacacacggcgctcagaaatctatccaaatgttttagtacgactttggtaagctatgaagccgcaccgcttgacgaATTGTACtgtgctgtgcttcaacatatgagtattattatggtgtgtgtataaggtaagacattatctgtcattttgtttcgcaatattatgcgaaagcaacttttcttactttctggcagctgctgatctgtatttgggatctgcataagtcctgaaaatttgtgcgcttccgcctttgtagtacgtggtgacaccgtagtcgataagcttcttctttttctctatcttcttgttatgtgacattcatcctccgctgttgccatttctaatataaagtagtgtaaagttcttacttatatctgtcaataaactcaccatgaaagcacaaaaacataccggtgtagtgactttacattattcacccaaggaactttagttattagagagttccggtcggacggtttttcacaggacacatttccggcctcgtTGTTGTTGCACTGGTGAGCCgtgcacggatgaggagatgctgctccgttattgattgaagtctgaatgtcattaaaacagttagcgccatcttttgacacttcttccacgcccgtccttgcacgctacaccgctacaacaaagatgacggggagaagacgctgtcgaaggtgagccacgtaaataagagcgcccacaaaacgacgcatcctgaagagacttgaagatgatgtgtaaaacatcatctatgcaacattttgaccaaagaaccaccattacatgttatgtacaccacaaggaagtcttttacatttagaaaaaaataataataatatgacccctttaatgtgccctgtaatccggtgcgccttttgtatgaaaatagacctgactagacccgctcatcggcagtgcgccttataatccagtgggccctatggtccggaaaatacggtactatattAAAACAAAGGATCAATTCTGATATGTAAAAAGAGAGAACCTCGTGTGTTCTACTTAATTACTGATAAGACATTTTATGTCATATTACAATATCTATCGTAATTTTGCACAGCACTTCTTAGAACCGAGGCCGGCTTTACATAGGGGTAAAAAGGGGGagagctaggggtgtaacggtacgtgtatttgtattgaaccgtttcggtacgggggttccggttcggttcggaggtgtaccgaacgagtttccacacagacatattaagtagcgtaacgcacgttgtgtaaacaatgcacaccgaggcacaacacacggcatgctagcagcgaccgggctacgatagactgaccatacgtcctcttttcaccggacatgtcctcttttgcggagctgtcagggcggagtttcttaaatgcctcaaatgtccggcattttgagttagggttgcgtgtattttcaatgtacgttcagggttaagaaggggttgaaaacaaaacaaattgtgcgtgcagcagcattggtgagggaggggcagagacagagagagaattaggataaacgtgcatgcgtcgccaggctctgctttttatccatagatttatcagatttaatttgttattatctatagcaggggtgtcaaaagtgtgccatttgtggcccacagctaatgttttaaaggcccacggcacattctaaaaatactattcaaataaagaaaaacataacaaaagtgaaataaaaaaagcttaaaggttaaatgtcatttagaaaaagttgcaatgttgactaataaaacaaagctgtttttttttctttcaaactgtcattgctcaaaacataatattgaatcaaaatcaatgttattatgaattattgacctatccaaggttcccattacttcacatcaaatattacactaagacaaatatttttggtggaagattttgcaaatttggtaaataaataaccaaaaaatgtacactagcgttcaaaagtttggggtcacatgtaaatgtccttatttttgaaggaaaagcactgtacttttcaatgaagataactttaaactagtcttaactttacagaaatacactctatacattgctaatgtggtaaatgactattctagctgcaaatgtctgctttttggtgcaatatctacataggtgtatagaggcccatttccagcaactatcactccagtgttctaatggtacaatgtgtttgctcattggctcagaaggctaattgatgattagaaaacccttgtgcaatcatgttcacacatctgaaaacactttagctccttacagaagctacaaaactgaccttcctttgagcagattgactttctggagcatcacatttgtgggctcaattaaacgctcaaaatggccagaaaaagagaactttcatctgaaactccacagtctattcttgttcttacaaatgaaggttattccactaaattgtttgggtgacctcaaacttttgaacggtagtgtatattttgatgttttcttactgtaccgaaaatgaaccgaaccgtgacctcgaaaccgaggtacgtaccgaaccaaaatttttgtgtaccgttacacccctaggcgGAGCCCCCTCAAATAAATGTCTTGCCCTTAAAATCAACATTTTTGAAATTGAGAACGTACAATTTAATATATTCACAAAATAACATGTTAAAAGTTGACATAACAGAGCATGATGGATCAGTGTGTAcacatggggacggcgtggcccggttgggagagtggctgtgccagcaacctgagggttcctggttcaatccccaccttctaccatcctagtcacgtccgttgtgtccttgagcaagacacttcacccttgctcctgatgggtcctggttagcgccttgcatggcagctgccgccatcagtgtgtgaatgtggaaatggtgtcaaagcgctttgagttccttaaaaaaggtagaaaagcgctatacaagtataacccatttaccaataTGCCCTGTTTACATTTCTGACTGCCCCCTCATCTAGAACCGGCCCTGCTTAGAACTGGTGCATGAAAGCTTTTAACACTGTGTGTGGGAACACATTTGACCCCAGAGGTAGGAGCATTAAATCTGTATGTGTGGACTTAGCCTAATGAAGGAATAGTGGTGTGATTACCAATAATGTTCAGGATGACTGGGATGTTGGTGTCTGCCACTTTTTTGAGGTTCTGTGCCGCTTCTGCCAGCCTCTCCTCGCTTGAAAACACATCCTGAAAGCAACAGAGGACAACAGCACCTACAACTTAAAAAATATTGTAAACATCAACCAGATAAAAGCATTAATTTAAAATTCTATGAATTGACAATGTGAACCTTAGCATGAGCACGTTCAACCTCCGCCTCATCTTTCTTGCAGACATTTTCCACCAGGTCCAAATATCCCTCTGTGTTTAAAATGAATCATTAGAGATGAAATAGTGTGTCAAACTAATCCTCTAAATTGGCTTTAATTGCATAGAATCTATCTCAAGAGGACTGAACATACCTTGGAAAGGTGAACCCTCGCCTGGCGGCCCCTGGTGGACTCGTGTGGAGG carries:
- the dele1 gene encoding death ligand signal enhancer — encoded protein: MWRAKGLVWRVLHRYHTSTPLRLPQNHQIEDEVINTSTALSTSLNSSDSSSQKEDDGERRKKKQRAFKFSSPELPHYTALDAMGWGAAAVLFMQICRKVHSRFSSGTDPSPTLSAPSTLHHCGYRLLLEILSRKDVVPRRSHVLCLHSQSSDEGISSSSSGPIASSEQNHLYTNTSTRVHQGPPGEGSPFQEGYLDLVENVCKKDEAEVERAHAKDVFSSEERLAEAAQNLKKVADTNIPVILNIIGLERAKSENYEEAFVCFVAAAQQGYSKAEFNTGVCYEMGRGVSEDKEKAFHYYWRAAVGGHKQAQYRCAKLLLTREQQSTEQLNVAINLLEQAAAADLTKAQLCLASVYAREPVRDGSKSVHYLQMAAKSRDGAALLLLGQCYESGFGVQQNLRTAMHFYRQAAQAGNKQAGLLVTSPTETDVLRSIRSSPCFAASDLHPKRPLSSLASRVLADTGPSVTLPFLPHSWSTGSMDCPPSMSSTPLHLHPQSREGKPCQWIVGIG